CCATCGGGTGGTCGGAATCGAGCCCGATCTGCGTCGGCAGGTCGAGCGCCATGGAGACGCCGCCCGTGGCGCCCTGCTCGAGGAGGAACCGGTATCGCCGGTTGGCCTCCTCGGCCGAGCCGAAGCCGGCGTAGAACTCCCAGTGCCAGAAGGCGTTGCGATAGCCGGCGGCATCGCGCCCGCGCGTGTAGGGGTACTCCCCGGGCAGCCCCAGGTCGGCGAGGTAGCCCCAGCCGGCCTCCGCCATCTCGGCGGGCGTGTACACGGGGCGCAGGTCGAAGCCGCTCGGCGTCGTGAAGCGGGGCTTCCGCCCGGCGCCCAGCGTCTCTCGGTTGTAGCGCTCCCACTGCTCGATCCGCTCCCGGATCTCCCTCAGCGTCTCCTCGTTCGACATGCGCATCTCCTCTCCGGGCGCCTCGGCCTAACCCGGCGCGGGCCGGAACTGGAAGACTGCTGTCCCGCCGGGCCGGGCCGGCGCCACGGTCAGCTCGACGGCCATCCCCGGCGCCGCTGTCCCCTCCTCCGGCAGGACGC
The sequence above is a segment of the Candidatus Rokuibacteriota bacterium genome. Coding sequences within it:
- a CDS encoding methylmalonyl-CoA mutase, producing MSNEETLREIRERIEQWERYNRETLGAGRKPRFTTPSGFDLRPVYTPAEMAEAGWGYLADLGLPGEYPYTRGRDAAGYRNAFWHWEFYAGFGSAEEANRRYRFLLEQGATGGVSMALDLPTQIGLDSDHPMAQGEVGRVGVALSSLADVERLFDGIDVEQAGHVFTTANAIGPIFLAWIIALCRKRGIDPGRFTLQVQNDPIKEYVARGTQIFPIA